The Siniperca chuatsi isolate FFG_IHB_CAS linkage group LG7, ASM2008510v1, whole genome shotgun sequence genome includes a window with the following:
- the ankk1 gene encoding LOW QUALITY PROTEIN: ankyrin repeat and protein kinase domain-containing protein 1 (The sequence of the model RefSeq protein was modified relative to this genomic sequence to represent the inferred CDS: deleted 1 base in 1 codon) has translation MDCLDGSPEQFRNFKKDDFEADWIKVAECRFGQVYQVKLKDWRVKCALKSSDTTLCANNFYRRTIDEASNIAKVKFKYIVSVYGLCSEATSVVMEYMSNGSLNNLLASHNLMWPKKFHMIHEASMGMNFLHSMKPPLLHLNLKTSNILLDDHLHVKISDFGLIHWEEGMSKKLFMEHLTARGNISYIPPETFTQCTDPPGTSFDVYSFGIVIWEILTQQKPYAGCSVTTVLLQVSHGKRPCVELIPEQKPHECDQIISIMRQCWDQDHRNRPQFSDTVRKTEALSEVLKIPGPIQCPKNGDEGQKLNYPWLVSPIHKIAVPEMPDLTSDDQHDKDSILSLLSKKDFGSFRQSVKREHVYTEFSGKKSLLHYTVASRDAASVERVLSLGAEVNCTTARGYTPLIIAVLHSLHDIISLLLEHGAAATQGDEDQWTALHFAAQNGDDRTARLLLDKGAVADAAEKAGWMPLHLACQNGHETVVRLLLSRLSEEAVREREALGRTPLHLASAYGHLNIAKLLLSQGADPNATDCSLSTALHLSAEEGHNRVVRLLLKSGAIIDSADRRGYTPLHLAALKGHTGICRQLLSSRASPDCRTLQGWTPMHLAALRGHEATVVQLESQGGCVNARGDNGWTPLHLACHQSEPEVVAKLLAAKADPNVSEDSEGWTPLHVACTSVSFPSVLHLISHHADVNAINSGKATPLHLAAQHGCMPIVKALLLNGAERTLLDSSGSTALNVARRCEKWEIVQLLEE, from the exons ATGGATTGTCTTGACGGATCCCCGGAGCAGTTCAGGAACTTCAAGAAGGACGACTTTGAGGCCGACTGGATTAAGGTGGCAGAATGCAGATTTGGTCAGGTGTACCAAGTCAAGCTCAAGGACTGGCGGGTAAAATGTGCCCTGAAAAGCTCTGACACAACCTTGTGTGCAAACAACTTTTACAG GAGAACAATAGATGAGGCGTCCAACATAGCCAAAGTGAAATTCAAGTACATTGTGTCCGTCTACGGACTGTGCAGTGAAGCGACTTCCGTGGTGATGGAGTACATGAGTAATGGATCGCTGAACAATCTCCTAGCCAGTCACAATTTGATGTGGCCAAAGAAGTTCCACATGATTCATGAGGCCTCCATGGGCATGAATTTCCTCCACAGCATGAAACCACCACTACTCCATCTTAACCTCAAGACGTCCAACATCCTACTAGATGATCATCTCCATGTCAAG ATTTCTGATTTTGGTTTAATCCACTGGGAAGAGGGCATGAGCAAGAAATTGTTCATGGAGCATCTGACAGCAAGAGGCAACATAAGTTACATTCCCCCAGAGACCTTCACTCAGTGCACTGATCCTCCAGGAACTAGCTTTGATGTTTACAG CTTTGGAATTGTGATTTGGGAGATTCTGACACAGCAGAAACCGTATGCAG GGTGCAGTGTGACCACAGTGCTCTTACAGGTGTCACATGGTAAGAGACCCTGTGTGGAGCTGATACCCGAACAGAAGCCCCATGAGTGTGATCAGATTATCAGCATCATGAGGCAGTGCTGGGACCAGGACCACAGGAACAGGCCACAATTCTCAG ACACTGTGAGGAAAACGGAGGCTCTGAGTGAAGTCCTGAAGATCCCAGGACCAATCCAATGTCCCAAAAATGGTGACGAGGGACAGAAATTAAATTATCCTTGGTTGGTTTCCCCAATACATAAG ATTGCTGTGCCTGAGATGCCTGACCTTACCTCAG ATGACCAACATGACAAGGACAgcattctctctctgctgtccaaAAAGGACTTTGGTAGTTTCAGACAGTCTGTGAAAAGAGAGCATGTATACACAGAGTTTTCAGGTAAAAAGAGCCTCCTCCACTACACGGTAGCCAGCAGGGATGCAGCGAGTGTCGAGCGTGTCTTGAGTCTGGGTGCTGAAGTCAACTGTACGACTGCCAGAGGTTACACTCCTCTTATTATTGCTGTTCTGCACAG CCTTCATGACATCATCTCTTTGTTGCTGGAACATGGCGCAGCTGCCACCCAGGGAGATGAGGACCAGTGGACAGCGCTCCATTTTGCTGCTCAGAACGGTGATGACAGGACTGCCCGTCTCCTGTTGGACAAAGGGGCTGTGGCGGATGCCGCGGAAAAAGCTGGTTGGATGCCCCTCCACCTGGCTTGCCAGAATGGCCATGAAACAGTGGTGCGCCTGCTGCTTTCACGGCTGTCAGAGGAAGCAGTCAGAGAACGGGAAGCACTAGGGAGGACGCCGCTCCACCTCGCCTCCGCCTACGGACATCTAAATATTGCCaagctcctcctctctcagggAGCCGATCCCAACGCAACCGACTGCTCTCTGTCCACTGCTCTTCACTTATCTGCTGAGGAAGGCCATAACAGAGTAGTCAGACTGTTGCTGAAGAGTGGGGCGATTATTGACAGTGCAGACAGAAGAGGATACACTCCACTTCACCTGGCTGCTCTGAAGGGTCATACAGGTATAtgcaggcagctgttgtca AGCAGGGCCAGCCCAGACTGCAGGACCCTCCAAGGCTGGACTCCCATGCACCTGGCTGCCCTGAGGGGACATGAAGCCACGGTGGTCCAGCTGGAGAGTCAGGGTGGTTGTGTGAACGCTAGAGGTGATAATGGATGGACCCCGCTCCACCTCGCCTGCCACCAGAGCGAGCCGGAAGTGGTGGCAAAGCTCCTGGCAGCCAAAGCCGATCCAAATGTGTCAGAGGACAGTGAAGGATGGACGCCACTACATGTAGCCTGTACCAGTGTCAGTTTCCCAAGTGTCCTCCACTTGATATCACATCATGCAGATGTCAATGCAATAAACTCAGGAAAGGCGACGCCTTTACACCTGGCTGCCCAACATGGCTGTATGCCTATTGTAAAGGCTCTGCTGCTGAATGGAGCAGAAAGGACTCTGCTGGACTCTTCTGGATCCACAGCTTTGAATGTGGCCCGGAGGTGTGAAAAATGGGAAATAGTGCAACTACTGGAGGAGTAG